A section of the Bacteroidota bacterium genome encodes:
- a CDS encoding ABC transporter permease, whose translation MLRRKKPDTSPTEQEFNFRTHAWQQFRKNKPALWSLRVMILLVVIALLAPVLANEKPLYMKYGGETFWPAFTSAKNYTVTDPKTGQTSSLELELADWKRMDMESVVWAPIVWSPGRTDEANMRYVGPGDPQRFIDAKGDTLFMPGRFKHFLGTNSLGEDVAAGLIHGARVSLTIGLLSMSIAALLGLLLGSLAGYFGNERLRTTRARLWLTVFGVFPAWFYAFSVRSFALRDALNESGSSFLVQLVLSLVLFAGVIMAFNYLGKWLGRGAFFGKIVNVPVDAYISRFIEILNSTPTLILILSVSALAKEPSIIYVLVIIGLTSWTGIARFTRAEFLKIRNMDYIKAAEAMGFKEGRIMLRHALINGMAPSLVSIAFGIASAIIAESSLSFLGIGIPPDIVTWGKMLSQGQAHYQSWWLVVFPGIAIFITVTVYNLIGDGLRDAFDPKLKR comes from the coding sequence ATGCTGCGCAGAAAGAAACCCGATACCTCCCCAACCGAGCAGGAATTCAATTTCCGCACACACGCGTGGCAGCAGTTTCGCAAAAACAAACCTGCGTTGTGGTCGCTGCGGGTTATGATTCTGCTGGTTGTGATTGCCCTGCTGGCCCCCGTGCTGGCCAACGAAAAACCGCTTTATATGAAATATGGCGGTGAAACGTTCTGGCCGGCCTTCACAAGCGCCAAAAACTATACGGTTACCGACCCGAAAACCGGCCAGACCAGTTCACTCGAACTGGAGCTGGCCGACTGGAAACGTATGGACATGGAGTCGGTGGTTTGGGCGCCCATTGTGTGGTCGCCGGGCCGTACAGACGAGGCCAACATGCGTTACGTAGGGCCGGGCGATCCGCAGCGTTTTATTGATGCCAAAGGCGATACGCTGTTTATGCCGGGCCGTTTCAAGCATTTTCTCGGCACCAACTCGCTGGGGGAAGATGTGGCCGCCGGACTGATTCACGGTGCACGGGTGTCGCTTACCATCGGACTTCTTTCGATGAGTATTGCGGCGCTGCTGGGGCTTTTGCTGGGTTCGCTGGCCGGCTACTTCGGCAACGAACGTTTGCGCACCACACGCGCACGCCTGTGGCTTACGGTGTTTGGCGTATTTCCGGCCTGGTTCTATGCGTTCAGTGTACGCAGTTTTGCCCTGCGCGATGCGCTCAACGAATCAGGCAGCAGCTTTCTGGTGCAGCTGGTGCTGAGCTTAGTGCTGTTTGCTGGTGTAATTATGGCCTTTAATTACCTGGGGAAATGGCTGGGACGTGGCGCATTCTTTGGCAAAATTGTGAATGTACCGGTTGATGCGTATATCTCACGCTTCATTGAAATACTTAACTCCACACCTACGCTCATACTCATTCTCTCGGTTTCGGCACTTGCCAAAGAACCTTCTATTATTTATGTGCTTGTCATTATTGGCCTCACTTCGTGGACAGGCATTGCACGTTTTACACGCGCCGAATTTTTGAAAATCCGCAACATGGATTATATCAAAGCCGCCGAAGCAATGGGATTTAAGGAAGGCCGTATCATGCTGCGTCATGCACTTATTAACGGTATGGCACCCTCGCTGGTGTCTATAGCGTTTGGCATTGCCTCGGCCATTATTGCCGAAAGCAGTTTATCTTTCCTCGGCATCGGCATTCCGCCCGATATTGTAACCTGGGGTAAAATGCTTTCACAAGGGCAGGCACATTATCAGTCGTGGTGGCTGGTGGTGTTTCCGGGCATTGCCATCTTTATTACAGTTACTGTGTATAATCTGATCGGCGATGGCTTGCGCGATGCGTTTGATCCGAAACTGAAGCGGTAG
- a CDS encoding methyltransferase domain-containing protein, with protein MDILNRFSSYLSPVSLRAETGKLTARLEVAWENGCKVLNAQTVNYSFGPLHQVFRNAITSAGIPEFNPQSVLILGYGAGSIAHILTRELGLSPQITGVDADETVLQLAREEFEAGTIPNQSLLCARAENFLLENTAKYDLICVDLFVEAHVPPQCQTLTFITNLHTHLRNGGKLLYNFIRHTPHGHAAIQNNLAAVFSHTEALVMNMGEADNLVWICTK; from the coding sequence ATGGATATTCTAAACCGGTTTTCGAGTTATCTCTCGCCGGTTTCGCTGCGTGCTGAAACGGGTAAACTTACTGCCCGGCTCGAAGTAGCTTGGGAAAACGGCTGTAAAGTATTAAATGCACAAACCGTAAATTACTCCTTCGGGCCTTTACATCAGGTTTTCAGGAATGCAATTACAAGTGCCGGTATTCCGGAATTTAACCCTCAGTCAGTCCTCATTCTTGGCTATGGTGCCGGTAGTATTGCCCATATTCTTACCCGCGAACTGGGCCTTTCTCCACAAATTACAGGTGTGGATGCGGATGAAACCGTGCTTCAACTTGCCCGCGAAGAATTTGAAGCCGGCACCATTCCCAATCAATCCCTCCTGTGTGCCCGCGCCGAAAATTTTCTTCTGGAAAACACCGCAAAATACGATCTTATTTGTGTGGATCTTTTTGTTGAGGCGCATGTACCACCTCAGTGTCAGACGTTGACTTTTATTACAAACCTGCACACACACCTCCGCAACGGCGGTAAATTGCTGTACAATTTTATCCGTCATACCCCGCACGGACATGCAGCAATTCAGAATAACCTCGCAGCTGTTTTCTCACATACCGAAGCACTGGTAATGAATATGGGTGAAGCCGATAATCTGGTGTGGATTTGTACGAAATAA
- a CDS encoding ABC transporter permease, with product MLKYIFRRILVFIPTLFIISLLAFVISVNAPGDPVNALFSGSEGGGNNNNGQNERVEREKAALRHRLGLDLPLFYVTVSSLASPDTLYKVFDRAEYASLDRLINRYGNWNEISVWSKSVKALRKAVRAVPLPDTSTVSLTEAENALTQRNTCEEIIASLQFSDDPVQISSRLDELKKLTAGGFWTTAFRNSLGESATAFERMRGNTTVWKTYVPTLNFYGNNQYHRWIFGDGHWLTGKGAVDTEGIIRGDFGISYGTKQSVTRTIKRAVPWSVLMTLLSVILAYLISIPVGVYAAAHKDSLFDRFSSVLLFMLYSMPSFFMGTLLLLLFANPEMFDLFPANGVKPVEGYPEGAGFFEKFRISLPYLILPLITYTYSSLAFLSRQMRVSTLEIVHQDFIRTARAKGLSERAVIWKHGVRNALLPIVTVFSNIFPAAIGGSVVLEVLFGIPGMGREIFDAIRTQDYPMIVSVFTLSGFMTLVGYLVADILYAVVDPRITYSSK from the coding sequence ATGCTGAAGTACATTTTTCGACGCATTCTTGTCTTTATTCCCACGCTTTTCATCATATCGCTGCTTGCGTTTGTGATAAGCGTGAATGCACCCGGTGATCCGGTGAATGCGTTGTTCTCCGGCAGTGAAGGCGGAGGCAACAACAACAACGGACAGAACGAACGTGTAGAACGCGAGAAAGCCGCGCTCAGGCATCGCCTCGGTCTGGATCTGCCCTTGTTTTATGTCACTGTCAGCAGCCTTGCCTCGCCCGATACACTTTATAAAGTGTTCGACCGCGCGGAGTATGCCTCGCTCGACCGGCTGATAAACCGCTACGGCAACTGGAACGAGATTTCGGTCTGGTCGAAAAGTGTAAAGGCCCTGCGTAAAGCAGTGCGCGCCGTGCCATTGCCCGATACCTCCACAGTGAGCCTGACCGAGGCAGAAAATGCACTCACGCAACGCAATACCTGCGAAGAAATAATTGCCTCACTTCAGTTTTCCGACGATCCGGTGCAAATCAGTTCGCGGCTTGATGAGTTGAAAAAACTTACCGCCGGCGGCTTCTGGACCACCGCATTCCGAAACAGTCTTGGCGAATCGGCCACCGCTTTTGAACGTATGCGCGGCAACACCACCGTTTGGAAAACCTATGTGCCTACGCTCAATTTCTATGGCAACAACCAGTATCACCGCTGGATTTTTGGCGACGGGCACTGGCTCACCGGCAAAGGTGCTGTGGATACCGAAGGCATCATTCGCGGCGATTTTGGTATTTCCTATGGCACCAAACAATCTGTTACACGCACCATCAAACGTGCGGTGCCGTGGTCGGTGCTTATGACGCTGCTTTCGGTTATTCTTGCCTACCTCATCAGTATTCCGGTGGGCGTGTATGCTGCAGCGCATAAAGATTCACTGTTCGACCGGTTTTCATCGGTGTTGCTGTTTATGCTGTACTCCATGCCCTCCTTCTTTATGGGCACGTTGCTACTGCTGCTGTTTGCCAATCCCGAAATGTTTGATTTGTTTCCGGCCAACGGCGTAAAACCAGTAGAAGGCTATCCTGAAGGCGCCGGCTTTTTCGAAAAATTCCGCATCTCACTGCCCTATCTCATCCTCCCGCTTATTACTTATACCTATAGTTCACTGGCCTTCCTGAGCCGGCAAATGCGGGTATCAACGTTAGAAATTGTGCATCAGGATTTCATCCGTACCGCACGCGCCAAAGGACTTTCCGAACGCGCTGTAATCTGGAAACATGGTGTGCGCAATGCGCTGCTGCCTATTGTAACGGTATTTTCAAACATCTTCCCCGCTGCCATTGGCGGCTCAGTGGTACTTGAGGTGTTGTTTGGCATACCCGGCATGGGCCGCGAAATTTTTGACGCCATACGCACACAGGATTATCCAATGATTGTAAGCGTGTTTACACTTTCGGGCTTTATGACATTGGTAGGCTATCTGGTGGCTGATATTTTATACGCCGTGGTTGATCCGCGCATCACTTATTCATCAAAATAA
- a CDS encoding nodulation protein NfeD: MKTIFRFSLILLLLVIGTEVLSANTKRKGKDVSGNAEKIVAKAVPDNGAGSGGGSDMTPGIGDGIGDGVGGVTPSVEIALPFGIPFQYIDMSPSGGGADGGGGTPAEPAKVVYTFELNDEIGAPSWRQTQAAFRQAREMNAACVLIRMNTFGGAMDAADNIRQHILDYDRPVMVWVDRNAASAGALISIACDSIYMSRGASMGAATVVDANGKPAPEKYQSYMRSLLRTTAEANGRDPRIAEAMNDARIRIAGVNDSGRVLSFTTTEAIANNYCEAESNTLSSILQRAGYSSYKVVSYTPTVLDKIIDFLLLPLVSGLLIILIIGGIWFELQTPGVGFPLVVAVSAAVLYFAPLYLEGLAQHWEILVFIAGVILLIIELIAIPGFGVTGISGIVLMVAGLSLALTGTMPDGSSFPLPDWAAFAKISLIVLMLVLTTLFGSVWLGERLFGTKLFSRIVLRNEQQSDEGYESTGMKAQAATLTGKTGVAETLLRPAGKVMIDGEMYDATAETGYIESGDAVQVVNIGVAQLVVRRVA; this comes from the coding sequence ATGAAAACGATATTCCGTTTTTCGCTCATTTTGCTCCTTCTGGTGATCGGCACAGAAGTGCTTTCGGCCAATACAAAGCGCAAAGGGAAAGACGTTTCGGGCAATGCAGAAAAAATTGTAGCCAAAGCAGTGCCCGACAATGGTGCTGGTTCGGGAGGCGGCTCGGATATGACACCGGGTATTGGGGATGGAATTGGCGACGGAGTTGGTGGTGTGACGCCTTCGGTAGAAATTGCTCTGCCTTTCGGGATTCCTTTTCAGTATATCGACATGTCGCCATCGGGCGGCGGGGCCGATGGTGGCGGTGGTACGCCTGCCGAGCCGGCCAAAGTGGTTTACACATTTGAACTTAACGACGAAATCGGTGCTCCTTCGTGGCGGCAAACACAGGCTGCGTTCAGGCAGGCACGCGAAATGAATGCCGCCTGCGTGCTTATTCGTATGAACACCTTTGGCGGGGCAATGGATGCCGCCGACAATATCCGCCAGCATATTCTCGATTACGACCGGCCTGTAATGGTGTGGGTTGACCGCAACGCCGCTTCGGCCGGGGCGCTCATTTCCATTGCCTGCGACAGTATTTACATGAGCCGTGGCGCAAGCATGGGCGCAGCTACGGTGGTGGATGCCAACGGGAAACCCGCGCCGGAGAAATATCAGTCGTACATGCGCTCCTTACTGCGCACCACCGCCGAAGCCAATGGCCGCGATCCGCGTATAGCCGAAGCGATGAACGATGCCCGTATCCGCATTGCAGGTGTGAATGATTCGGGGCGTGTACTCAGCTTTACCACCACCGAAGCTATTGCAAACAACTATTGCGAAGCCGAGAGCAATACACTTTCTTCAATTCTTCAGCGCGCCGGTTATTCCAGCTACAAAGTAGTTAGCTACACGCCTACCGTGCTCGATAAGATTATCGACTTTTTGCTGCTGCCTCTTGTAAGCGGTTTGCTTATCATACTCATTATAGGCGGCATCTGGTTTGAGCTGCAAACGCCCGGCGTAGGTTTTCCGCTGGTGGTGGCTGTTTCGGCTGCGGTGCTGTACTTTGCGCCGCTCTACCTCGAAGGACTGGCGCAACATTGGGAAATTCTGGTGTTCATTGCCGGGGTCATTTTGCTGATAATTGAACTTATAGCCATACCCGGATTTGGCGTTACCGGCATTTCGGGTATTGTGCTTATGGTAGCCGGCCTCTCGCTGGCACTTACCGGCACCATGCCCGACGGTTCATCCTTTCCGCTTCCTGACTGGGCAGCTTTTGCAAAAATTTCGCTCATTGTACTCATGCTGGTGCTTACCACGCTTTTCGGTTCTGTATGGCTGGGCGAGCGGTTGTTTGGGACAAAGTTGTTCAGCCGCATCGTATTGCGCAATGAGCAGCAGTCTGACGAAGGCTACGAAAGCACCGGCATGAAAGCGCAGGCAGCCACACTCACCGGCAAAACCGGCGTGGCCGAAACACTGCTTCGTCCGGCAGGCAAAGTAATGATTGACGGCGAAATGTATGATGCGACTGCCGAAACCGGCTACATCGAATCGGGCGATGCCGTGCAGGTAGTGAATATTGGTGTGGCACAGCTGGTAGTGCGCCGAGTAGCCTGA
- a CDS encoding GIY-YIG nuclease family protein, translating to MYIIRSLKDNSYYKGFTEDYERRLVFHNEGRSIYTSRKLPWGKGLVSFA from the coding sequence GTGTACATTATCCGCAGCCTGAAAGACAATAGTTATTACAAAGGCTTTACGGAAGATTATGAACGTCGTTTAGTGTTTCATAACGAGGGGCGTTCAATTTACACTTCGCGCAAATTACCGTGGGGCAAGGGTTTGGTTTCATTCGCTTAA
- a CDS encoding carboxypeptidase-like regulatory domain-containing protein, with the protein MQFKARRVLYHMRRWMLLLLLLLSVLQLPAQTFAGGIVIDKNSGEPVPWAGVIIKGTTQGALTNAQGRFKIRCSQFPVTLVVTSLGYTTAEFQLQEPDTLHTFRLAPNTKLLGEVVIEANAIKCIQQDSALMAADVEFYDNYLLLLAHGTGSFPSKLILSETNGKVISTLALTQQAQELYRDCLGNVHLLGKDSAWQIFYDYEKLRLIYPNTRHEVERTLYPCKLFHNGKLYLQYYSFHQLRCSYYLSENGSTQAFYYTSDTATISYFCEKYDIRYFLMKRRKGEAYLYPVREIKNNIDLLRSEIIPDAQDLTYLRPLNAPMLVSDSAVWIFRPADNLAVQFAANGEAKDSALLSLTQIPGWSGKIWRDEVSGRIYTSAVSKGITTLLLLNSVNFTIEQRTEIPQMPFITKMIIRDGFAYFLYIDRKAEQNRLLYRMRLD; encoded by the coding sequence ATGCAATTTAAGGCCCGCCGCGTCTTGTATCACATGCGACGGTGGATGCTGCTTTTACTGCTTTTGCTATCTGTTTTGCAGTTGCCCGCCCAAACTTTTGCGGGAGGAATTGTAATTGACAAAAACAGCGGCGAACCAGTGCCCTGGGCAGGTGTAATTATCAAAGGCACCACACAGGGAGCACTCACGAATGCTCAGGGCCGTTTTAAAATCAGATGCAGTCAGTTCCCGGTTACACTTGTGGTCACCTCACTCGGCTATACCACCGCTGAGTTTCAACTTCAGGAACCCGACACGCTGCACACATTTCGGCTGGCACCCAATACAAAGCTGCTGGGCGAGGTGGTGATTGAAGCCAATGCGATAAAATGTATCCAGCAGGATTCGGCACTCATGGCCGCTGATGTGGAGTTTTACGATAACTACCTGCTGCTGCTTGCACACGGAACAGGTAGCTTCCCGTCAAAACTAATCCTCAGTGAAACAAACGGAAAAGTAATCAGCACCCTTGCGCTTACCCAACAGGCCCAGGAACTTTACCGCGATTGTTTGGGAAATGTCCACTTGCTGGGCAAAGACAGTGCCTGGCAGATTTTTTACGATTACGAAAAACTACGGCTTATCTATCCCAATACCCGCCACGAAGTGGAACGCACCCTTTATCCGTGCAAGTTATTTCACAATGGGAAACTTTATCTTCAATATTACAGTTTTCATCAGTTACGTTGCAGCTACTACCTTTCAGAAAACGGAAGCACACAGGCATTTTATTATACATCCGATACTGCTACAATAAGTTATTTCTGTGAAAAATATGATATACGCTACTTTCTGATGAAACGCCGGAAAGGCGAAGCCTACCTCTACCCGGTACGTGAAATAAAAAACAATATTGATTTACTCCGCAGTGAAATTATTCCCGATGCACAGGACCTTACTTATCTGCGTCCGCTCAATGCGCCAATGCTGGTAAGCGACAGTGCGGTATGGATTTTCAGACCGGCAGATAATTTGGCCGTACAGTTTGCCGCAAACGGGGAGGCAAAAGACAGTGCCCTGCTTTCGCTTACACAAATACCCGGCTGGAGCGGGAAAATCTGGCGCGATGAAGTGAGCGGACGAATTTATACTTCAGCAGTGAGCAAGGGAATTACCACGTTGCTGCTGCTAAATTCCGTGAACTTCACTATTGAGCAACGTACCGAGATTCCGCAAATGCCTTTCATTACCAAAATGATCATCCGCGACGGCTTTGCCTACTTTTTATATATTGACCGAAAAGCAGAACAGAACCGGTTGCTTTACCGGATGCGGCTGGATTAG